AAATCGCCGCCGATGCTTTTTGCCCAAGCCATCTGGGCAGACCATTTGGCGAAATCGTTGTCGCCCGACAGCAGAATGGTGTGATGGAGGTTGCCGGACAGGTCGCTAAATACGCCGAGGTAGCGCTCGCCTTCGGAAAGTTCAGGAATGCCGATATTCGACATAGCCGGCTTTGAGTTTGGTTCGGCGTTTGCAATCAGTGCATCAATATCTGCTTCGCTGCTGACCCGAATAACACGAGCGCCTTCGGGAGCATCGAACGAATCGGCATTGGTGATGTAAAGCGCGCTGATCTTGTGGTCGGTCTTGCCGTCCCAGTTGTCGGCGATCATGCTGCAGCCGAGTGCTTCACAGAGGATTCCGCTTTTGCGTGTCTTACCAATTGCTTGCGGCCCGCTGAGAACAACGATATTTCCCATGGCATCTATCCCTTAAATCAAGACCGGCTGAACAGGTGCCGGCTTCCCTTTACTGCTGGCCTTCACGCCGCACTCAAGCGCGGTGCGGATAGCCGGTGTTTGCATCGCCTTCCCGAAGCTGACGCCCAAAAACGAAAGGCCGGTGCGCTGGTAAAAGGCTTTCAGCTTGGCTTCGTGGTGGGTCATGTCGCTGCTCTGGTTGATGCGATAGCAGAACGATAGCAAATGCTATATCAAATAGCAAATGCTATTTTTCAGGGCGCGATTTATGGGCAGCACCGGTTGGCGCCATGGCGTATATGACGAAAGTGAGGCGTTGAGTTATTCCGATAGCAAGCGCATCATCAAGAAACGATTGTCATAACTTCGATGAACAATTATTCCGGGGGAATCATGATTGCTTTTAAGGAACGCTTGCTGGCGCATGCCAAGCATGTTGAAAGTGTTGGGGCGCACTGCAGTACAGAAGAGACTACAAAACAGGCGCTGATCCTGCCTTTGCTCGATATTCTTGGTTTTAGTCCGTTTGATCCGACGCGAGTCAAGGCTGAGTACGGCGCTGACTTTCCAGGTGCGAAGAATAA
The sequence above is drawn from the Dechloromonas sp. TW-R-39-2 genome and encodes:
- a CDS encoding DUF1566 domain-containing protein; translation: MGNIVVLSGPQAIGKTRKSGILCEALGCSMIADNWDGKTDHKISALYITNADSFDAPEGARVIRVSSEADIDALIANAEPNSKPAMSNIGIPELSEGERYLGVFSDLSGNLHHTILLSGDNDFAKWSAQMAWAKSIGGDLPTRAELLMAYETLPEAFQKTGYWSNTTHRSESGWAWFQHFGYGTQYYGHKDDELRARAVRRLPIQ